A section of the Mycoplasmopsis synoviae ATCC 25204 genome encodes:
- a CDS encoding M13-type metalloendopeptidase, whose protein sequence is MKPNLKDDFYGHLNYEWLEKEPIPADRSNIGSFSIISLEIEKLLVDLSYDWATKAKELPEDKYVKEYVKLYSLVFDVEKRKKDGYAPAKKYLDEILALKNFDDFQKLTLKNEYKYSFLPLEFGVSPDFVDSSHYAFWLGEPALVLPSVESYSSPNATKQLEAWKKMVKTFCHDFGLDKDFSEKLVEKALKFDEALRKVVKTPLEKADYVKFYNPTKPEEIFEKTKRFNTSEMVKSLTDKKVKVVSVTNPRYLDHFSDLYSDDNFENYHAMFFVKNLVASALLLDEANRHVHFEFSKTITGVEKIKELKKYAYEFANGFFDIPFGTYYAKKYFGSEAKKDIEDMIKNMISIYKSRLEKNTWMSKETIKKAIVKLNSLDVMIGWPEVFQPYFDHLKIDSSKSLWENNVNIAKVMHDYNFSLYTQKVNNKEWKMSPALVNAYFNAFGNHIVFPAAILNGEFYNLKNSRSENYGGIGAVIAHEISHAFDNNGARFDENGSLKNWWTESDYKEFEKRTQKAIELFDGYQDVYGKVNGKLTVSENIADMGGFSCALEAAQKEKDFNAKKFFEKWASMWKAKYKKETALQLLNTDVHAPVKARANVNLMNTDLFHETYQTSEKDKMYLAPEKRVKIW, encoded by the coding sequence ATGAAACCAAATTTAAAAGATGATTTTTATGGTCATTTAAACTACGAATGACTTGAAAAGGAACCAATTCCAGCCGATAGATCAAATATAGGATCATTTTCAATTATAAGTTTAGAAATCGAAAAACTTTTAGTTGATTTGAGCTACGATTGAGCAACCAAAGCAAAAGAGCTTCCAGAAGATAAATACGTAAAAGAATATGTAAAGCTATATTCTTTAGTTTTTGACGTAGAAAAAAGAAAAAAAGATGGCTACGCACCTGCTAAAAAATATCTTGATGAAATTTTAGCTTTAAAAAACTTTGATGACTTTCAAAAATTAACACTAAAAAATGAATATAAATATAGTTTTCTACCATTAGAATTTGGAGTTAGTCCTGATTTTGTAGATAGCAGCCACTATGCGTTTTGATTAGGTGAACCAGCACTTGTTCTTCCTTCAGTTGAATCATATTCATCACCAAATGCTACTAAGCAACTTGAAGCATGAAAGAAAATGGTTAAAACATTTTGTCATGACTTTGGGTTAGATAAAGACTTTAGCGAAAAACTAGTTGAAAAAGCACTTAAATTTGATGAAGCTTTAAGAAAAGTTGTTAAAACTCCACTTGAAAAAGCTGATTACGTTAAATTTTATAACCCAACTAAACCTGAAGAAATTTTTGAAAAAACCAAAAGATTTAATACTAGTGAAATGGTTAAATCTTTAACTGATAAAAAAGTTAAAGTTGTATCAGTTACTAACCCTAGATATTTAGATCACTTTAGTGATTTATATAGCGACGATAATTTTGAAAATTACCACGCAATGTTTTTTGTTAAAAACTTAGTTGCTTCAGCTCTACTTTTAGATGAAGCTAATAGACACGTTCACTTTGAATTTTCAAAAACCATAACTGGTGTTGAAAAAATCAAAGAACTTAAAAAATATGCATACGAATTTGCAAATGGATTTTTTGATATTCCTTTTGGAACATACTACGCTAAAAAATACTTCGGTAGCGAAGCTAAAAAAGATATTGAAGACATGATCAAAAACATGATTTCAATATATAAATCAAGACTTGAAAAAAATACTTGAATGAGTAAAGAAACCATTAAAAAAGCTATCGTTAAATTAAATTCACTTGACGTTATGATCGGATGACCTGAAGTATTTCAACCATACTTTGATCATTTAAAAATTGACTCAAGCAAAAGCCTTTGAGAAAATAATGTAAATATTGCTAAAGTAATGCATGATTATAACTTTTCTTTATATACTCAAAAAGTTAATAATAAAGAATGAAAAATGTCACCTGCTTTAGTAAATGCTTACTTTAATGCATTTGGAAATCATATAGTTTTCCCTGCTGCCATTTTAAATGGTGAATTTTATAACCTTAAAAATTCAAGAAGTGAAAACTACGGTGGAATCGGAGCAGTTATCGCTCACGAAATTTCACACGCATTTGACAATAACGGTGCTAGATTTGATGAAAATGGTTCATTAAAAAATTGATGAACTGAATCTGACTATAAAGAATTTGAAAAAAGAACTCAAAAAGCAATTGAGCTCTTCGATGGATACCAAGATGTTTACGGAAAAGTTAACGGTAAGTTAACTGTTTCTGAAAATATTGCCGACATGGGCGGATTTTCATGTGCCCTAGAAGCTGCGCAAAAAGAAAAAGACTTTAACGCTAAAAAATTCTTTGAAAAATGAGCTTCAATGTGAAAAGCAAAATACAAAAAAGAAACCGCTCTTCAATTGTTAAACACCGACGTTCATGCTCCTGTTAAAGCTAGAGCTAACGTTAACTTAATGAATACTGATTTATTCCACGAAACATATCAAACAAGCGAAAAAGACAAAATGTATTTAGCGCCTGAAAAAAGAGTAAAAATTTGATAA
- a CDS encoding ECF transporter S component, which produces MKNFTEKVGKFFKSSFPGKWTTRKIVFVAILIAVSVTFTIISVQIAPFAGISTYKVAFIGLPVKISGFIFGPVIGIFIGLVSDLISLIYIPPTTYNPLYTLVVVMNGFIPGLFSWFFFRFINYAFGADFRTKLYKSKIQLYSTSYLVAVTNPDSEKEANYYASKIIYYNNKKEYIKRFGTINLIKNINLIIALMILSIIILFEIITIGFLIPDAYLVKSPVKNRWIIVALITTGLIMMMSLCIYGKFKIKSSRYLVMVPIIIFSAVLEIVNLPILSFADLFALGNSSIKDIFLWIFQHVFLAPVKIWFNIIIIYYSFSIISKLVNKNADLSWNTSS; this is translated from the coding sequence ATGAAAAATTTCACAGAAAAAGTAGGAAAATTTTTTAAAAGTTCTTTTCCAGGGAAATGAACTACTAGAAAAATTGTTTTTGTAGCTATTTTGATAGCTGTTTCTGTTACATTTACTATCATATCTGTGCAAATTGCACCATTTGCGGGAATTTCTACTTATAAGGTAGCCTTTATAGGCCTACCGGTTAAAATTTCAGGATTTATCTTTGGTCCTGTGATTGGAATTTTTATAGGACTTGTATCTGATTTAATTTCCTTAATTTATATCCCTCCAACAACTTATAATCCGCTTTATACTTTAGTAGTTGTAATGAATGGATTTATTCCAGGGCTATTTTCATGATTCTTTTTTAGATTTATAAACTATGCCTTTGGAGCTGACTTTAGAACTAAGCTATACAAAAGCAAAATTCAACTTTATTCAACTAGTTATTTAGTTGCCGTTACTAATCCTGATTCAGAAAAAGAAGCAAATTACTATGCTTCTAAAATAATTTACTATAACAACAAAAAAGAATATATTAAGCGTTTTGGAACGATTAATTTAATTAAAAATATTAATTTAATTATTGCGCTGATGATTCTTTCCATCATTATCTTATTTGAGATTATTACAATCGGATTTTTAATTCCTGATGCTTACCTTGTTAAGTCGCCGGTTAAAAATAGATGAATCATTGTTGCTTTAATTACCACCGGACTTATCATGATGATGAGCTTGTGTATTTATGGAAAATTCAAAATTAAATCATCTAGATATTTAGTTATGGTTCCAATTATTATTTTTAGCGCAGTACTAGAAATAGTTAACCTTCCAATTCTTTCATTTGCTGATTTATTTGCGCTTGGAAATAGTTCTATTAAAGATATATTCCTTTGAATTTTCCAACACGTATTTTTAGCTCCTGTTAAAATTTGATTCAACATAATAATTATTTACTATTCATTTTCAATTATTTCTAAACTTGTTAATAAAAACGCTGATTTATCTTGAAATACTAGCAGCTAA
- a CDS encoding MAG1360 family OppF-related protein yields MKQNKEIKIITIENFFSNNLAKNNIFIPYFEVIKNLQTVIYTDNYNQKSLMNYLNKFNYSKNTIVSFYDYQNEKSNNIVSIDKNKIKKYIEIWNLAKKEDIFSKNKNILLFLSNKVLKLLNNTENEKLENFFSFNKVKNNILKNQFCQVCHEFIEPLTNIFKDIKLKYKEFNSSIKNLENNFDYKLHLYNFWNTLISANEELVKTYFKLYEKIESLIESYTSENNIFLLKEQQKEVNKNKRKKEYLEYLQNNSPESLQNKINIKTKEYDLDFYSKYKDDILISNYKYINFIKEKIKKEIAVLKIKRKLLLLKNREEILNIKIEILIKKKIIKTFSYYKNKLNYLFESELASLHKQLNNEGNIFAAKNLIEKDKKHKKQESLFYLNRLINYEFVLDINEYLEISENRKIQINEKLKNLEKDITNLKNKIFSKYFPDNFKILKHNLDQDEEKTKAELQWLKDQNEKIAIKLNANKQKDFDEFLRYFRYTEKVLGVEKHIFENTSKKYNLFLDSKEKKFEKYIKEFNNNFFSLFFVKELNNLFHNLKFPGFKITKDKLNIFFTTFKLNKLIKNNNFEYKDLIDVFNSSNEDFLIKTKFLTSYIEGKKIIFIDLLEFSPEMNWNLYIEKIQSYSELFKINTVLITSNLDILKKFGDQIHFFINNSFLEGGDKNEIFRRPINPIVKEILKGSNHKFEMLTNYKSWSANKMIDISTTKKHYIFSTITDFQKWTHQIVEHEDNSLKSFRKNKPENIKASSKEQLNIPSIFNDKTILLPKVKTNILNLEEPSEMVKELQEDLQSEMFFVEDELENNS; encoded by the coding sequence ATGAAACAAAATAAAGAAATAAAAATAATTACAATTGAAAACTTTTTTAGTAATAATTTAGCTAAAAATAATATTTTCATTCCTTATTTTGAAGTAATTAAAAATCTACAAACTGTAATTTATACAGATAATTACAATCAAAAAAGTTTGATGAATTATTTAAATAAATTTAACTATAGTAAAAACACTATAGTTTCATTTTATGACTATCAAAACGAAAAAAGCAATAACATCGTTTCTATTGATAAAAATAAAATTAAAAAATATATTGAGATTTGAAATCTTGCAAAAAAAGAAGATATTTTTTCTAAAAACAAAAATATTCTTCTTTTCTTGTCTAACAAAGTTTTAAAGCTATTAAACAACACCGAAAACGAAAAACTTGAAAACTTTTTTTCTTTTAATAAAGTTAAAAACAATATTTTAAAAAATCAATTCTGTCAAGTTTGTCATGAATTCATCGAACCTTTAACTAATATTTTTAAAGACATAAAATTAAAATATAAAGAATTTAATTCGAGCATTAAAAATTTAGAAAATAATTTTGATTATAAGCTTCACTTATATAACTTTTGAAATACCCTTATATCTGCTAATGAAGAACTAGTAAAAACCTATTTTAAACTTTACGAAAAAATAGAAAGTTTAATTGAAAGCTATACAAGTGAAAATAATATTTTTCTTTTAAAAGAACAACAAAAAGAAGTCAATAAAAACAAAAGAAAAAAAGAGTATTTAGAATACCTTCAAAATAATTCTCCTGAATCACTTCAAAATAAAATAAATATCAAAACCAAAGAATACGATTTAGATTTTTATTCAAAATATAAAGACGATATTTTAATTAGCAATTACAAATATATTAATTTCATTAAAGAAAAAATTAAAAAAGAAATTGCAGTACTTAAAATAAAAAGAAAGCTTCTTCTTTTAAAAAACAGAGAAGAAATTTTAAATATCAAAATTGAAATTTTAATTAAAAAGAAAATAATTAAAACCTTTTCATATTACAAAAATAAATTAAATTATCTTTTCGAAAGCGAACTTGCTAGCCTTCATAAACAACTAAATAATGAAGGTAATATTTTTGCTGCAAAAAATCTAATTGAAAAAGATAAAAAACACAAAAAACAAGAAAGTTTATTTTATTTAAATAGATTAATAAACTACGAATTTGTTTTAGATATAAATGAATATCTAGAAATTTCAGAAAATAGAAAAATTCAAATAAATGAAAAGCTTAAAAATTTAGAAAAAGATATTACTAATTTAAAAAATAAAATTTTTTCTAAATACTTTCCTGATAACTTTAAAATTTTAAAACATAATTTAGATCAAGACGAAGAAAAAACCAAAGCAGAACTTCAATGACTAAAAGATCAAAATGAGAAAATAGCAATTAAATTAAACGCTAATAAACAAAAAGATTTTGATGAATTTTTAAGATACTTTAGATACACCGAAAAAGTGCTAGGAGTAGAAAAACATATCTTTGAAAATACTTCTAAAAAATATAATTTATTTTTAGATTCAAAGGAAAAAAAATTTGAAAAATATATAAAAGAATTTAACAATAATTTCTTTTCACTATTTTTTGTTAAAGAATTAAATAATTTATTTCACAATTTAAAATTTCCAGGTTTCAAAATAACTAAAGATAAATTAAATATTTTCTTTACAACTTTTAAATTAAATAAATTAATTAAAAATAATAATTTTGAATACAAAGATTTAATTGATGTTTTTAATTCAAGCAATGAAGACTTTTTAATAAAAACAAAATTTTTAACTTCTTATATTGAAGGTAAAAAAATAATCTTTATAGATTTACTAGAATTTAGCCCTGAAATGAATTGAAATTTATATATTGAGAAAATTCAATCTTATTCAGAACTATTTAAAATAAATACTGTTTTAATAACTAGCAATTTAGATATTCTTAAAAAATTTGGTGATCAAATTCATTTCTTTATTAATAATTCATTTTTAGAAGGTGGAGATAAAAACGAAATTTTTAGAAGACCAATTAATCCAATTGTTAAAGAAATTCTAAAAGGAAGCAATCATAAATTTGAAATGCTTACAAACTATAAATCATGAAGCGCAAATAAAATGATTGATATTTCTACAACTAAAAAACATTACATATTTTCTACAATTACTGATTTTCAAAAATGAACTCATCAAATAGTAGAACACGAAGATAATTCGCTAAAAAGTTTTAGAAAAAATAAACCAGAAAATATTAAAGCCAGCTCAAAAGAGCAACTTAACATCCCTAGCATTTTCAACGATAAAACAATTCTGCTTCCCAAAGTTAAAACAAATATTTTAAACTTAGAAGAGCCTAGCGAAATGGTTAAAGAACTCCAAGAAGATCTGCAATCTGAAATGTTTTTCGTTGAAGACGAACTAGAAAATAATTCATAA
- a CDS encoding Cof-type HAD-IIB family hydrolase: MKKWAVFSDVDGTIYPFPSKNLTETVKKRCQLLKEENVSFFINTGNPPLDKIKKLATKLNSRYLICSNGALIYDNEAKSALHVEYMDKDQAKKIFDLSDKLNQTLYYFGIDQYYLKNASKEVYDFLSDFCEYSDWITDGRLNDDLYKIEVYGTRDEIQAFYKEAVKLDTNLNIVNLNTHIEITNKGVSKASGMKWVCDNLIHADLKDVMAIGDSPNDISMLDAAGYSYAMENSDDLTRSHAKFYTSSVEQSGLAEAIDDYLYRSDYHIHHKK, translated from the coding sequence ATGAAAAAGTGGGCAGTATTTAGCGATGTTGATGGAACTATTTATCCATTTCCATCTAAGAATTTAACAGAAACTGTTAAAAAAAGGTGCCAATTATTAAAAGAAGAAAATGTTTCTTTTTTTATTAATACTGGAAATCCACCTTTAGATAAAATTAAAAAATTAGCAACTAAATTAAACTCAAGATATTTGATTTGTTCAAATGGTGCTCTTATTTATGATAATGAAGCCAAAAGCGCACTTCATGTTGAGTATATGGACAAAGATCAAGCTAAAAAAATCTTTGATTTATCAGATAAATTAAATCAAACATTATATTATTTTGGTATTGATCAATACTACTTAAAAAATGCATCAAAAGAAGTTTATGATTTTTTAAGTGACTTCTGTGAATATAGTGATTGAATCACCGATGGAAGATTAAATGACGATTTATATAAAATCGAAGTTTATGGAACTAGAGATGAAATTCAAGCATTTTACAAAGAAGCAGTAAAACTTGACACAAATTTAAATATTGTTAATTTAAATACACATATTGAAATCACAAACAAAGGAGTTTCAAAAGCATCAGGAATGAAATGAGTTTGTGATAATTTAATTCATGCTGATTTAAAAGATGTTATGGCTATAGGAGATAGTCCAAATGATATAAGTATGCTTGACGCAGCTGGTTATTCATATGCAATGGAAAATTCAGATGATTTAACTAGAAGTCATGCTAAGTTTTATACATCATCAGTAGAGCAAAGCGGACTGGCTGAAGCTATTGATGACTATCTATACCGTAGCGATTACCATATTCATCATAAAAAATAA
- a CDS encoding transcriptional regulator — protein sequence MWYILLLIIILVLFILISIYILFYWYFSVFLGKKVNLNHESINKKFSTLEILLMRSEKFNERNTVEKINLNRANFYLNKARESKELYSEQKQNVLFIFKKWNVYKSFKQHNLIHKNYLEFMNSYELFLNVVSNYLKLSNFITEVQLKANKKLEILDQIYKENNYFDKHFKNYFKNKQNEFRKLIASIGFQNDKANLLEALENWDLSRDLFISYLRHVNYFLKVKNIFLNPKEFNIKSEAQLKKLKNIAKNFFNLSVDNINYILLEILSSEFKKNAKQLNLEELSVLNSKYKILNKKVFDLYLDKSSEYKFIEQNLNTLIELCLRETSNSNLDEKFNEFDLFIETWKKLEVYDNKVSTQNINLKEINENNNFDFQKSIKIFYQIANSQFINLKDENIKNKYYHFIYLFDKTNKILETKKEIDDRLKTEYFEYLKYFINMIAINEFYFKMHNFIKINFAKNLNLNDELDKQKAKEKEKQFLASLKQSENDINNFLYKEAYLKIKKYI from the coding sequence ATGTGATACATTCTTTTACTAATAATAATTTTAGTTTTATTTATTTTAATTTCAATATACATTCTTTTCTATTGATATTTTTCAGTGTTTTTAGGTAAAAAAGTTAACTTAAATCATGAATCAATTAATAAAAAATTTTCTACTTTAGAAATTTTATTAATGAGATCTGAAAAATTCAACGAAAGAAATACTGTAGAAAAAATAAATTTAAATAGAGCTAATTTTTATTTAAATAAGGCTAGAGAAAGCAAAGAATTATACAGCGAACAAAAACAAAATGTTTTGTTCATTTTTAAAAAATGAAATGTTTATAAATCATTTAAGCAACATAATTTAATTCATAAAAATTATTTAGAATTTATGAATAGTTATGAGCTATTTTTAAACGTAGTTTCTAATTATTTAAAGCTTTCAAATTTTATAACTGAAGTTCAACTTAAAGCTAATAAAAAACTTGAAATTTTAGATCAAATTTATAAAGAAAATAATTACTTTGATAAGCACTTTAAAAACTATTTTAAAAACAAACAAAACGAATTTAGAAAATTAATAGCTAGCATTGGTTTTCAAAATGATAAAGCCAATCTTTTAGAAGCTTTAGAAAACTGAGATTTATCAAGAGATTTATTTATTTCTTATTTAAGACATGTTAATTATTTTTTAAAAGTAAAAAATATATTTTTAAATCCAAAAGAATTTAATATAAAAAGTGAAGCTCAACTTAAGAAATTAAAAAACATTGCTAAAAACTTTTTTAATTTAAGCGTTGACAATATCAATTACATCCTTTTAGAAATATTAAGTAGTGAATTTAAGAAAAACGCAAAGCAACTAAATTTGGAAGAACTTTCAGTTTTAAATTCAAAATATAAAATTCTAAATAAAAAAGTTTTTGATTTGTATTTAGACAAATCAAGCGAATATAAATTTATAGAGCAAAATTTAAATACTTTAATTGAATTATGTTTAAGAGAAACTTCTAATTCAAATTTAGATGAAAAATTTAATGAATTTGATTTATTTATAGAAACTTGAAAAAAACTAGAAGTCTATGATAATAAAGTTTCAACTCAAAATATTAATTTAAAAGAAATTAATGAAAATAATAATTTTGATTTTCAAAAATCAATTAAAATTTTTTATCAAATTGCCAATTCACAATTTATAAATTTAAAAGATGAAAACATTAAAAATAAGTATTATCACTTTATTTATTTATTTGACAAAACAAATAAAATTTTAGAAACTAAAAAAGAAATAGACGATAGACTAAAAACTGAATATTTTGAATATTTAAAATACTTTATAAATATGATCGCAATCAATGAATTTTATTTTAAAATGCATAATTTTATTAAAATAAATTTTGCAAAAAATTTAAATTTAAATGATGAATTAGATAAACAAAAAGCCAAAGAAAAAGAAAAACAATTTTTAGCATCTTTAAAACAAAGTGAAAATGATATTAATAACTTTTTATATAAAGAAGCCTATTTAAAAATTAAGAAATATATTTAA
- the thiI gene encoding tRNA uracil 4-sulfurtransferase ThiI: MYKKILIRYGELVLKGKNRTTFIKQLGSNIKEILNTEYEMEFDRMYIPYSEENLKNLKYVFGISSFSPVIETNKNLEDIQSAIAKLINKNASTFKIAARRNDKSFELNSDQLNNLLGGFVLKNSHLKVNVKNPDQIFNIEIRKNSVYVFDKSINGIGGIPVGISGKVLHLISGGFDSPVAAYLLMKRGFKVDFLTFVTPPQTDETTIDKIKNLTKVLSRYQKESNLYVCDFSLISSYIEFTEFKSFKIILMRRSFYRIASELAKQNEILMISNGENLAQVASQTNESMAVIGSSIKNEILRPLLTYDKNEIINLSKVIETHDISILKSKEACELFAPKNPVTKPTEAKTLRIESKLDELKTYEEIVLNQKMKKFAI; this comes from the coding sequence ATGTACAAAAAAATTTTAATTCGTTATGGTGAACTTGTTTTAAAAGGTAAAAATAGAACTACCTTTATAAAACAATTAGGTTCAAATATTAAAGAGATTTTAAATACAGAATATGAAATGGAATTTGACAGAATGTATATTCCATATTCAGAAGAAAATTTAAAAAATCTAAAATACGTTTTTGGTATTTCTTCATTTTCACCAGTAATAGAAACTAATAAAAATTTAGAAGATATTCAAAGCGCAATTGCTAAGCTGATAAATAAAAATGCATCAACTTTTAAAATTGCAGCTAGAAGAAATGATAAAAGTTTTGAATTAAATTCAGATCAATTAAATAATTTATTAGGTGGCTTTGTATTAAAAAATTCACATTTAAAAGTAAATGTAAAAAATCCAGATCAAATTTTTAATATTGAAATTAGAAAAAATAGTGTTTATGTTTTTGATAAATCAATAAATGGAATTGGTGGAATTCCAGTTGGAATTTCAGGAAAAGTTCTTCATTTAATAAGCGGTGGATTTGACTCGCCTGTTGCTGCTTATCTTTTAATGAAAAGAGGATTTAAAGTTGATTTTTTAACTTTTGTAACTCCTCCTCAAACAGATGAAACTACAATAGATAAAATTAAAAACTTAACTAAAGTTTTAAGTAGATATCAAAAAGAATCTAATTTATATGTTTGTGATTTTTCTTTAATTTCATCTTATATTGAATTTACTGAATTTAAGTCATTTAAAATAATTTTAATGCGAAGAAGTTTTTATAGAATTGCATCAGAGCTTGCAAAACAAAACGAAATATTAATGATTTCAAATGGAGAAAACTTAGCTCAAGTTGCATCGCAAACTAATGAATCAATGGCAGTAATTGGATCAAGCATTAAAAACGAAATTTTAAGACCCCTTTTGACTTACGATAAAAATGAAATTATTAATTTATCTAAAGTAATTGAAACGCATGATATTTCAATTTTAAAATCAAAAGAAGCTTGCGAGTTATTTGCTCCTAAAAATCCAGTAACTAAGCCTACTGAAGCTAAAACTCTAAGAATTGAATCAAAACTTGACGAATTAAAAACTTACGAAGAAATTGTTTTAAATCAGAAAATGAAAAAATTTGCTATTTAG
- a CDS encoding ABC transporter ATP-binding protein, whose protein sequence is MKLKKLNKSFYDKSYYQSEKIPTRKILKTLFKYVLYYKKELYIAIVYSLLQTVFYTIGAFLVGKIIGIFFEPIIYGQKAISDFGDLNFFFYLLGLSLCFILYAIFRYLELRSYIDISYKTTQNLRKEIYHKLQNTPLYYLDTKKDGDLITLLIIDINNVSNSLFQTISGFFNSLLSLIFAIVAMNLVSSLLSLIVMPTAFLIYFSVFLYIRRSQKHFHANTQAFARLNSFVKEMLNNAKVTNVFHKQKFVYKNLKKITNDIQNISYKGDVISRSFDIFYSWISNLLILLISALCIIFYLNKTNVYGVYGFGVDDEGKATVSLIVTYIAINWSFMVPFQGFLSMSFTIQNGIASGNRIFKILDIPQMENQDSKINIKDVVGEIVFDNVYFKYQNSNKHQLLGVSFTAKPNTITAIVGPTGAGKSTIIGLISQFYNYEKGHIYLDGIELKDISNKSLIENTTMILQDCFLFNESVYENLKIVNPEANKEDVVSAAKITNANEFILNMEDSYKSIIKNNGQNISHGQKQLLNITRALVSNKKIVIFDEATSNIDSKTEMALQNSFNKLMKNKTVFIIAHRLSTVKNADNILVVNDGKIIESGPHKALLKQKGFYFNLYYSQFNK, encoded by the coding sequence ATGAAGCTTAAAAAGTTAAATAAATCTTTTTATGATAAGTCTTATTATCAAAGTGAAAAAATTCCTACAAGAAAGATTTTAAAAACTTTATTTAAATACGTTCTTTATTATAAAAAAGAGCTTTACATTGCAATTGTTTATTCGCTACTGCAAACTGTTTTTTATACAATAGGAGCTTTTTTAGTTGGAAAGATAATTGGAATATTTTTCGAGCCTATAATTTATGGTCAAAAAGCTATTTCAGATTTTGGTGATTTAAATTTTTTCTTTTATCTATTAGGTCTTAGTTTATGTTTTATTTTGTATGCTATTTTTAGATATTTAGAACTTAGATCTTATATTGATATTTCTTATAAAACAACGCAAAATTTAAGAAAAGAAATTTATCATAAACTCCAAAATACACCGCTATATTATTTAGATACAAAAAAAGATGGTGATTTAATAACTCTTTTAATTATTGATATCAATAATGTATCTAATTCACTATTTCAAACTATTTCAGGATTTTTTAATAGTTTACTGAGCTTAATATTTGCAATAGTTGCAATGAATTTAGTTTCATCACTTTTAAGTTTGATTGTAATGCCTACTGCCTTTTTAATTTACTTTTCAGTGTTTTTATATATTAGAAGATCACAAAAGCATTTTCATGCAAACACTCAAGCTTTTGCAAGGTTAAATTCTTTTGTTAAAGAAATGCTTAATAACGCTAAAGTTACAAACGTTTTTCATAAACAAAAATTTGTTTATAAGAACTTAAAAAAAATAACAAATGACATTCAAAATATAAGTTATAAAGGTGATGTTATTTCAAGAAGTTTTGATATTTTTTACAGCTGAATATCAAACTTATTAATTTTATTAATATCGGCTTTATGCATTATCTTTTATTTGAATAAAACAAATGTATACGGTGTTTATGGTTTTGGAGTAGATGACGAAGGAAAAGCAACAGTATCTCTTATAGTTACTTATATTGCAATTAATTGAAGCTTCATGGTTCCATTTCAAGGTTTTCTTTCAATGTCATTTACTATTCAAAATGGAATAGCATCTGGAAATAGAATTTTTAAAATACTTGACATTCCTCAAATGGAAAATCAAGACAGTAAAATAAATATTAAAGATGTAGTTGGCGAAATAGTTTTTGATAATGTTTATTTTAAATATCAAAATTCAAATAAGCATCAACTATTAGGAGTTTCATTTACTGCTAAGCCTAATACTATTACTGCGATAGTAGGTCCAACCGGTGCTGGGAAAAGTACAATCATTGGATTAATTAGCCAGTTTTATAATTATGAAAAAGGTCATATTTATTTAGATGGAATAGAGCTTAAAGATATTTCAAATAAATCATTAATTGAAAATACAACAATGATTTTGCAAGATTGTTTTTTATTTAATGAAAGTGTTTATGAAAATCTTAAAATAGTTAATCCTGAAGCTAATAAAGAAGACGTGGTAAGTGCGGCTAAAATAACTAATGCTAATGAATTTATTTTGAATATGGAAGATTCGTATAAAAGTATTATTAAAAATAATGGTCAAAATATATCGCATGGTCAAAAACAACTTTTAAATATAACAAGAGCGTTAGTTTCTAATAAAAAAATTGTTATCTTTGACGAAGCTACTTCAAATATTGATTCAAAAACTGAAATGGCATTACAAAATTCATTTAATAAATTAATGAAAAATAAAACAGTTTTTATAATAGCTCACAGGCTTTCAACTGTTAAAAATGCAGATAATATTTTAGTGGTTAATGACGGTAAAATAATTGAAAGTGGTCCGCATAAAGCGCTGCTAAAGCAAAAAGGATTTTATTTCAATTTATACTACTCTCAATTCAACAAATAA